GAACTGGAAAATTCATTCTATCACTGAATACTTTTTAGAATGGTGTAGGCAAGCCGAAATTCACTAAACCCTGTTACAGATTTTGCGGATCAAACTGTGAGCACACTTGAATAAGTTCatacttatcaaaaatgttcacGCTCAAGACAAAATAAGACTATTTCAGAATGTGGTTTATTTGCTAATATGCGTTTGCAATAAGCAGCttatttactgtaaaaataaataacaatttgtGCAAAGAGGTATACATAACCATGGTGGTGAATATCAAATAACGTTGCTAAAGTGaatcattaattaatatttttggtACAAAGACTTAAACTGCATAAATAAGTAAAGAAATTCTCCCCACCGAGAACAATGTTCGGCGAAAGAAAACAAATGTTGATACATGTTGTATATGATCACAAGCCGTCAACACAATCTTTGGAAAAGAATACTATTTATATATAACACATTACTTCTTTAGCTAATCCGTCCATCCGAAAATGCAGATCACTATCGGCAAAATGCAAAGAATATACTAGACGATAACTGCTTTTGTATAATAGCCAATGCGAAAGAGACGGGTGTGTAATCTTCAGTCTTCGTCGCCGAAGCTTTCTCCGTAACATTCCGGCGAAGAACTCATGTCCGATGACATATTAGACCTAATCCTTACATTTTCCATTCGCATAATATCATGTCCACGATTTCTATAGCAAGTGTCATCGTTTTGAACTTTTTCTGTCTCACATCCGTCAGAAATGCAGTCTTTTTCTTGAAATGCCACAACGTTTGAAAGAAGTCTAATGTATCTTATGGCAAAACGTAAAATTTCACTTTTGCTTAATTTCTTATCCGGCGGGTGCGTTGGAAGCAGACGTCTTAATTCCGTAAATGCCGTGTTGACATTCTGTTGGCGCCATCTTTCCCTTGTGTTTGTGTAATTTCTTCGGTTGCTGACTCTACGGTGAGTGCCAGGGTCCACTCGTCTACAAATCTTGTTTCGCAAATCGAGCGGTAAATCAGTATGTGCATCAGACGACACTGACGTCACCGTGGCACGTGGTGACGGAAACACGTGATTTGGTATTCTgtccaaacaaataaaatttgctTGATTATATTCAGAGTCAAGAAAGACGTTGTCATCATTTTCGTCCCTGTTTTCACAATTTTCATTGTCATCGTCTGTTAAACTGAACGAATCGACTGACATATCGCTCTGATATCGATATTTTTCACGTTGTGTTTCTTCGGAGGATCTCGGTCTTTCGATTATCAAACAAGATTCATTAAGGCTGCCGGCAACCGATAAATCTGACGCAGAAACGATGCTGGAAGCTCGTCGGCGATGAATAGCAGACGACATCTTTGAAACTGTAAAAATTAAGAAATAGGAATATTAGTTTCATATGGTATACGTTTTTTCATCATTAGTTAACATTCAAACAACATAGAAGagaagtttcattttttaaataacattttgttttttattgtttattgttttaaaatttcatatttacccCGATATTGATAAAGTCACTGTTGCAATCACACATCATTAACAAGCAACTTATCTATAAGTAAATCAACACGGCACTAAACAATATCACTTATCGTAAAACCTTATTTTACAGTTATCAATTATGCcgttttttatattaaatattatttcacTCGGGGTGCGTGtgattttatttcagtctcaaaACGCTCAAACACTCGTCCGTTGTATTCGATTGCATTTCCCACGAAAATCATGCATTCTGAATACATTCCAAGACCCATGTTTATTAGTTATCTAAATGAAGTTTTTTAATCAAAAGTTTAATATTCCGATGACGTATATATGATCTTAACAGATCtgatattttgatgtttcaaGGCAGTGTTTAGACACATTGCAAGGTACTTGtttataatttcaatttatttacagttTGAAAAATGACAGTTGTGACCCTTAAGAAGTCTGTTATTTTAATTGCTCCCATTCCACGGAGAAAGAAATGCGCAGGCgtatttaaaatgtatcatttcaAACGGTTAATTTGCgcttaaatatttctattttgacAGGAATGTCTCGAAAGAAATTTAGATGTATGAATCTTATCATAAACGAGTGTCGCACAATTATCTTTGACtccaatgaaattaaatattttcatgaattatacatACTGATAGGTTACGTGAAATTTTATCAGTGAGATTTCAACGGCGGTGTTACTGCAAAATGATgttgtttacaaagttttttttcctccAATTATATTATAGTGCATGTATTATCATTTGGATTCTTTTATTACAATAGGTCAAAATTCTCGTTTTGCATTGTATAATTAATGTACTCACAGGAAATGCGGCATTCTATAATAAACCACTGTCTTTCTCAATTCTCAAAAATAATACAgtgatataatatttataatacaacAAGCTATAAAgcacatttttaacatttttatttccgGTAAAACGTACATGAACGCTTTCAAATATCCGTTACTACAAAAATCCCAAACTAAGAGCCATAGTCGCGACAACGTTGTTCTAACGTGCATTCTGTCTGCTAGGCCTTTTTAAATCGTTATAGGCAGTGAAAGAATTCGCAAAATCAGTATAAACATGAGGAAGTTAtgcacattttaatattttataaaacaataagcagtcattttgttttcaaggaATCGCAGAAAATGGCgaatttcatttacttttataGAGTCTATAGTTATTAACTGTGTTTCCTCAGTTCTGAACATTCGTTTCTCTACTTTTACCTACTAGAAAgagagaaataaatattatttacatttaaactcAAGGAACAGaggaaaattaatttatttaaaatggtatttgctaaataattaattcagcagtgtgtaaatgacgtcgtAAAGACTTTGAGATGATTATATCAATGGTTAACCATTTCTTGAACTTCAAACTCCATTTCCTATACATGTATTAGTGTTATGAATGGCTTAACAACGATTTCCATTCGGTAAAGCATGTTCAAATTCTTTTCATTGCAAACTTAACGAatgtacttttttcaaaaatgacaCTAGCCTGAAAATTCAGTTGCTCTTATTTCATGTAGAAATATAAAGTTTACATATTTCTTGTTTGACTGGAATATTTCAAAGTACTTTCACATGTATGTATTTCACCAAAATGTCTTACAATTATCCTTGGCtccaatgaaattaaatattttcgaAGAATCAGCACATAAATCGGTTTCTTGGAATTTTATTTTAGTGTCCTTTTCATTCTATaactcaaaataatttaatagtgttttattacatgacatcagaaataaatgttcttttcattttttttttgtcttattaGGACAGTTAACATGTATAAAAATAGACCGGTCATTTATCACAAATTATGGTTCCTTTTTTGGTTTACTCTTTCCAAGGATCTTTCACATATTTAATTGACTATAGTTACCGGTACGATATATTTTTAGTTCGACTGAACATTAAAATCGAACATAGAAAAGACGCGCCGGTGAAAATACTGTAtcgatttttttgatttttttttgtaaaactatagaaaataaaaattgaagGGTTTGATCGTACTAACTGGTTTAGTTCATGATTTGCACATATCTCGGGAAGCCGGATGGAAGCAGCTTTGCCCACACTCTTTAGAATGAAATCGGGTAAACTGCACTATCGTTTTTGCACCTAAAGACCacaagtaaaaaatgaaaaatgatatctATGAAATGTTCATGTTCTATAATTATCAAGAAATGATATGTCAAAATGTATCAGGCATGTTGCAATCCAGGTGTCCTAGAGAAAATTCGTTCTCCCAATGATGGAAATCATACTGGCTTCAGAATGGAAAGCATATGATGAAGTATGACGTATTGGCCCCCGCATCTTCCGTCAATTTTAGAAATCTGACCAGATCATTTCCGGTACATTTCACACATGGGACAAATAAACTGTATCGTGAACAGTCCATATctgacagacatacagacagacagatgtgCACacgaacacacacgcacgcacacacgcacgcacactcACATAcataaaaacagtgtttttttttcacaattactAGTATATGCTATTTTTGTCTATAAATGGGTTTTGTCATAGTTACTAAATTCAAAAGATGGGTTTTGGGATGACACTCACTGTTTATGTGGCTGGTTAACCTAATCAAGGAAATGGTGTTTTCCAGCTCAGGGTTTGAAAATAACTAATCATGACTAAAATAGACAAAAATAACTCTTCCGACACTTTGCCTTTGAGGCCCATTTTTATGGTTTGAGGCTCCGTAACTGGTATAATACCACCTATTAACcgtatgtaatattattatataatacattCGATCTGCGTAAAAGTAAAAAAACTGCACTCAAACACCCTGATTAATACATGAAAAAATGAGGACGAAGAAATCGCTTATGTTCGATAAGTATCAAAGACTGGTATGTCAAAATTCATCAGACATGTGGAAAACCAGGTGTCCCAGAGAAAATTACCCATAACATGCAAAATTGTTTAAGGTTCTAGAATGATTGAATTCATACTGGCTTCCGAATGAAAACACAGGATGAAATATGAATCTGATCATTATAACAGATAACACTGTTTCACTGCTATAAATTTGACACAAAGATGATGAAAGAAAGAAGCCAGTTGCTTGAACCTATTCAACCGGCTGTGGAGAGAAATTTTGAAGTCAAACGACGACAATCGAATTATTCTTTGAATATACACTAAAGCCGGAGTTATCAGACACCTGGGTTAACAGAATCCTGGCTTATCCGGCATAGAAGATACATGTAATTCGTTTCAATTTTATACACAAGTctatcggtttttttttttttttttggtttttttttttttttttaaattttgatgcaacTACGTCTGGTTTCActtacattacaaaatatgaaaagatactAGCACTTAATTCATGTCATGACAGTTTTTCATTAAGTTGTTACTTAATTTAGTGAGTCATGATAATTTTCTATTAAACTGTTACCATTAAGTTTACCTTGCATTACTCAACATTACTCAACTTGAGTTAAGAAGACATGGCAGTTCTCAAGTAAGCTGTTTCTTAAGTTAAgtgatctatttttttttaactcaaaGTGATAAATTAATGGAAACCTTTTCATTAATTTGCCACTTAAGTTGAAAGGGTCAAGACATTTTTCCATTATGTTGATACTTACGTTTAGTAAAGTCACAACTTTTTACCAAGTGTATTAATTGAGGACAGTTTTCCATTAAGTAGCTACTTAAACAATGTACCACAAAGTTGTTACTTAAGTTAATGGGGTCACGAGAATCACTACAGTTTTCCATTAAGTTTTTAACTAAAGTTCAGTGAGTCGTAACTGGTTTATGTTAAGTTGTTACTTAAGTGAGTTGCGAAACTTCCATTGAGTCGCTTCTTAAGTTTAGAGAGTATtaagataatatttgagccgcaccttgagaaaaGCCAGCATAacgcatttgcggccagcatggatccagaccagcctgcgcatccgtcaggatccatgctgttcgctttcaaagcctattgcaattagagaaacgcggatgcgaaggctggtcttgatccatgctggtcgcaaatgcactatgttggttttctcattgtgcggctcatttAAATTAAATACGTCACGGAAGTTCTTCTTTTGAGCTGATACTTAAGTTAAGGGAGTTATGACAGTTCTTCAGTAAGTTGATACACTGACATGAACATTCTTCATTATGTTGTTACTTAAGTTTAGTAAGTTATAAAAGTTTACCAGTCAATTGTAACTTTACTTTAGGGAACGTTAACGAGTTTCATAAGTTAAATGAGCCATGGCAGTATTTTACTGAGTTGCTATTTTAgttaaagaaattacaaaaattcTTCATCATTCTGTTACTTAGGTTAATGAAATCACGACAATTTTTCATAAAGTTGTTACTGGTACAACAGTTACGTAAGTCCTGGCTGATGTCCACTAAGCTATACATCGATTAGATTTTCGTTTTTAACTTTTCTAAGTTCCGTTCATAAAGTcatttcaagttcattttttgtttattccagCGTAtgagtctatttttttttttttaaaaaaacattaatagAAGTATCGTATAAATACATGacaaacaaaaatggctgaatttattcagtaaaatatttttgaaaaggaaaTTGTTTTTAACTGTTTTCAGTGGTTTTATCAGATTACAAGTAaaacagtaactgttgaaaaaaatgaaatgtatcGTACACTGGTTTTGCAGGTCAAATGGGTTTAACCtggttaaaactatttttttttaaaacatgaaatataaagaaaatgtgtttgtttcattaaaataccGTTTACCCGTTAAGAACAGACtataaactgaaacaaacaaatagcatctatataatttattttacgaGCCATTAGACGAAgttagttttatattttataacaatgttTATATCAGCTCTGTTTCTTTTTATAACAGACTGTAGCCGTGCTCCACATGTGGACATAGCACATGTGTATAGTATAACAATCAACCCTGAAGAGCTCATTTAAGGAATCCAATTCTTTAGAAACGGCATGCTTACTGGAAACTGACACCAGATTTTATGAAACCATAGCTTACCAATTAAGCGTTATATCAATCATTTTTCAACACCATTTATATGAGTGTTTATTTCTCTTCAGCACATACAAACAATTAACAACGCACCTGTAGTCAAAACAGATTTTTGTCATCGTATCATGATATCGCGGCACGAGAAAGAACATTAGTTCACATATATGAATTGATAAGACCGTGCAAATTAATTTCTAATGATTCCCGTACATGAAACAGCAGTCAATGGAATCATCTGTAGACTTGATCACTCCAGATAGGACAAAATAGAACAGAACTGCAGAATCTACCTTGTTCTTCTATGTCACCTTTTTATAGCAatcaaaattcaatattctattatttcttaaaaaaccTAATTAATACTGTCGTGACTGTTACTAGTAATTTTGTTAACGTTGATTCTATTACTACAGAATTCAACGCTCGCCGTCTCTCCTATTTTCCCGCGGAACTTATTCTTAAGTCCATTTTTCCCGCGGAACTTATTCTTCAAGTCCATTTTTTTCCCGCGGAACTTATTTTTCAAGTCCATTTTTCTCAGCGGAACTTATTTCTCAAGTGTAATGAAATTGCTAGGTAGTCCCGCTGTACACATGGTAGACAGGACTTTGTTCAAAACCATTCTCCAACTTTATAACtcgtaaataatttttaaagtgtGTTTACGCATGAATGACGTGCTGAACACAGCTGAAAAAGCGACAGTTGGACAATCAAGCAAATCTCCTAAACcgcttaattttttttctcacgGAACTGACGCAGATTtctgtttgatatattttgtgttgtttttctttactATTGTTAACttaatcaaaaaataaaaataaataaatatcttcgCTAATGACGTGTTATTCTTTAAATCAAAATAAGTTGTTTACATGGttattgaaatacaaaaatgtagttaCAATCTTGTTTGAAAAGTTTAACAGTCGTCACTTAGCAACGAAATATcaagtttaaaaatggaaaaaaatcacTAATTGTATATacacagatacatgtatatattgtcaAGAATGGAAAAAAAGTGTTCAACATCATAGCTGTCacgaatatttttattttaggggcaaagaaaaatatttatacataaaaaaatcaacTGATGAAATAATTCCCTGTATTGTTCAAATAACCACGTCTAAAAACTAATACTCACAATTTTCCTTTCCATGCGACcaataaaatagtttttcaaaaaaaaactgtctTTGTTTCCTATTGTTTACACAGATAAAAGCATCAAACCAGGATGTGACTGAAAATTAAACACCAACTTTTCAAAGTGTCttacttttttatcaaaaatgagaTGTTTACACGAATACTGACGTGGTTACGAAAGTGTGTTTGAAAAAAGTGAGATCGTGCATCATGCATCAGATCTCGTTCACAATCATACCTTTGTCAAAACATTTATCTTGCACGGAATCTCTTTTCCCTGGAAATTGAAATGGTTttcttaaacataaaataaaataatctctaaattatgctttaaattaaataaaacgtCAGTTAATGCCAGTACagatttaaattttgtaatcttGCGAAAATTTACGGACGTGAATACGTAAATAGTAGATATGGATTCGGCTAGGTGAAGATGCGGTGTCGATGTTGGTTCGATTCTCGACATGTATACTCAAATCTATGAAAAGCCGCTTGTTTTGCAAGTGACAtcaaaatactaaaatatttgtCGATGCGGTATATGACCAAAAATCTTCATTACAATaacaaatgatagaaaatatATTTGCGTAAGGTCTCGATGTGTCATATCCTGAATCCTAAGCAAAATGTTGGGTTCAAATTATTTTGGATGGTCGCATTTCACAGCGATGCACGTGTTGTACAATGTacgctatttttttttatttcacaccaagttttattaaaacgaTGAAACAAGTTTATGTTGCACCTTTTTGAAGAAC
The sequence above is a segment of the Mercenaria mercenaria strain notata chromosome 3, MADL_Memer_1, whole genome shotgun sequence genome. Coding sequences within it:
- the LOC123525362 gene encoding T-cell acute lymphocytic leukemia protein 1 homolog, producing MSSAIHRRRASSIVSASDLSVAGSLNESCLIIERPRSSEETQREKYRYQSDMSVDSFSLTDDDNENCENRDENDDNVFLDSEYNQANFICLDRIPNHVFPSPRATVTSVSSDAHTDLPLDLRNKICRRVDPGTHRRVSNRRNYTNTRERWRQQNVNTAFTELRRLLPTHPPDKKLSKSEILRFAIRYIRLLSNVVAFQEKDCISDGCETEKVQNDDTCYRNRGHDIMRMENVRIRSNMSSDMSSSPECYGESFGDED